From one Betaproteobacteria bacterium genomic stretch:
- a CDS encoding energy transducer TonB: protein MSAAIALSAALHVFLIYGFSLSADPGPGVRVTVIRARLMSPQPAASARRARLPERLGPPDFSRPAPVALSQPESSAAAELSAVPTPTTTPIDPEPVVPAGNDAAIATIPDPVHYPAKDLDIYPQALRRITPVYPETARDAQVAGAVTLLVLIDEVGKVVGTSVMDAAPDGVFEEAAQQALANAMFYPAQKDGRMVRSRVLIKVEFDPELTGAAQ, encoded by the coding sequence ATGTCCGCGGCTATCGCGCTTTCCGCCGCACTTCACGTATTCCTGATCTACGGATTTTCGCTGTCCGCGGACCCGGGTCCTGGCGTGCGCGTAACGGTTATTCGCGCGCGACTGATGTCCCCGCAACCCGCCGCAAGCGCGCGACGAGCCAGACTGCCTGAGCGGCTTGGTCCGCCGGACTTTTCTCGGCCCGCGCCCGTTGCGCTTTCGCAGCCTGAGTCGAGCGCTGCGGCAGAACTTTCAGCGGTGCCGACTCCAACGACCACGCCCATTGATCCGGAACCGGTTGTGCCCGCCGGTAACGATGCGGCAATCGCAACTATCCCGGACCCGGTTCACTACCCGGCAAAGGACCTCGATATCTATCCTCAGGCATTGAGGCGGATTACGCCGGTCTATCCTGAGACAGCCCGCGACGCGCAAGTCGCCGGTGCCGTCACGCTTTTGGTATTGATCGACGAAGTCGGGAAGGTTGTCGGCACATCGGTCATGGACGCCGCGCCGGACGGTGTTTTCGAGGAGGCCGCGCAACAGGCGCTGGCGAACGCGATGTTTTACCCGGCCCAGAAAGATGGCCGGATGGTACGCAGCCGGGTACTGATCAAAGTCGAGTTCGATCCGGAATTGACGGGTGCCGCGCAATGA
- a CDS encoding FAD-dependent monooxygenase yields the protein MNVDVAVVGGGPVGGSFARALAPTGLSVALVEPRVARALPSSGFDQRVYALNRHSRRFLERCEIWQQLSLERVAPVREMRVFGDDASKIEFSAYRSGVPELASIVEEANLQQALQSALATQANLTLLTGIECTGARWNDALATLSLSDGRQIEARLVVAADGAESALRTAAGIATQVHHYAQTGVVANFRAGRTHRDVAYQWFLTHGVLALLPLPGNHISMVWSAPDAHAQVLLDAGAEELARMVEQASSGTLGQLQPVSAAVGFPLQRMRAKRLIGPRLALVGDTAHNVHPLAGQGLNLGFGDAQALAAVLAERGMESDSGAVSLLRRFERSRREDLLAMEVVTDGLQVLFDSSLPGAKRLRNAGLRLTNRFSPLKRLLVKRALG from the coding sequence ATGAATGTCGATGTCGCAGTAGTCGGAGGCGGGCCTGTCGGCGGCAGTTTCGCGCGCGCATTGGCGCCGACCGGGCTCAGCGTGGCGCTGGTGGAACCCAGGGTGGCGCGCGCATTGCCGTCCAGTGGTTTCGACCAGCGGGTCTACGCGTTGAACCGCCACAGCCGCCGCTTCCTCGAACGCTGTGAAATCTGGCAGCAGTTGTCGCTGGAACGTGTCGCGCCTGTCCGCGAAATGCGGGTGTTCGGCGACGATGCGTCGAAAATCGAATTCAGCGCCTACCGCAGCGGTGTTCCCGAGTTGGCCTCGATAGTCGAGGAAGCCAACCTTCAGCAAGCCCTGCAGTCGGCGCTGGCCACTCAAGCCAATCTCACGCTACTGACGGGAATCGAGTGTACGGGTGCACGCTGGAACGACGCGCTGGCGACGCTTTCATTGTCCGACGGCAGGCAGATCGAGGCTCGCCTCGTGGTCGCCGCAGACGGCGCAGAGTCCGCGTTGCGCACCGCGGCCGGCATTGCGACGCAAGTTCACCATTACGCGCAGACGGGGGTCGTCGCGAATTTCCGGGCCGGGCGGACACATCGCGATGTTGCGTATCAGTGGTTTTTGACCCATGGCGTGCTGGCTCTGCTGCCCTTGCCGGGCAATCACATTTCCATGGTCTGGTCCGCCCCCGACGCGCATGCACAGGTTCTGTTGGACGCCGGGGCGGAAGAACTGGCGCGAATGGTGGAACAGGCCAGTTCTGGCACGCTGGGCCAGTTACAGCCGGTCAGCGCGGCAGTCGGGTTCCCGCTGCAACGCATGCGGGCCAAGCGACTGATCGGGCCTCGTCTTGCCCTGGTCGGGGACACTGCTCATAATGTCCATCCGCTCGCCGGGCAAGGGCTGAACCTTGGGTTCGGCGACGCACAGGCGCTGGCGGCCGTGCTGGCCGAACGCGGCATGGAAAGCGACAGCGGCGCGGTTTCATTGTTACGCCGGTTCGAGCGCAGCCGGCGCGAAGACCTTCTTGCCATGGAAGTGGTAACTGACGGGTTGCAGGTGCTCTTCGACAGCAGCCTGCCCGGAGCAAAGCGGTTGCGCAACGCGGGTTTGCGCCTGACCAACCGGTTCTCTCCATTAAAGCGATTGCTCGTGAAACGAGCTTTGGGTTAA
- a CDS encoding DsbC family protein, whose protein sequence is MFIRILTVLSSVLVLLSGVACADEASIRAEFSKKYPQANIESITKTPYLGLYEMLVDGEVLYTDPDFNYLIVGSIIETKTRTNITDARQREIEDKKLKGLAFPFEQLPFELAIKKVKGDGSRKVAVFSDPDCPFCRKLEKDLEKVTDVTIYIFLFPIEQLHPKAPEMSRAIWCASDRVKAWDEYMLKGSAPKSAKCDNPVDKIVTYGQSKKINGTPTIFFADGKRVPGAIPAERFEELLNKSSSAGKS, encoded by the coding sequence ATGTTCATTCGTATCTTGACCGTACTGTCTTCCGTGCTGGTGTTGCTGAGCGGTGTAGCGTGTGCCGACGAAGCTTCGATTCGTGCCGAATTTTCAAAGAAATATCCCCAGGCCAACATCGAGAGTATTACCAAGACGCCTTATCTCGGGCTGTACGAAATGTTGGTGGACGGGGAAGTGCTTTACACCGATCCCGACTTCAATTATCTGATCGTCGGCAGCATCATCGAGACCAAGACCAGAACCAATATCACCGATGCGCGACAGCGCGAAATCGAAGACAAGAAGCTCAAGGGGCTGGCCTTCCCCTTCGAGCAACTGCCGTTCGAACTGGCGATAAAAAAGGTGAAGGGCGATGGCAGCCGCAAGGTGGCCGTGTTCTCTGATCCCGATTGCCCTTTCTGCCGCAAGCTGGAGAAGGATCTCGAGAAGGTTACCGACGTGACCATCTACATCTTCCTGTTCCCGATCGAGCAATTGCATCCGAAGGCGCCGGAGATGTCGCGCGCGATCTGGTGTGCATCCGACCGCGTGAAAGCGTGGGATGAGTACATGCTCAAGGGCTCCGCGCCGAAATCCGCCAAGTGCGACAACCCGGTGGACAAGATCGTGACCTATGGACAGTCGAAGAAGATCAACGGTACGCCGACCATCTTTTTTGCAGACGGCAAGCGCGTACCGGGAGCCATTCCCGCCGAGCGCTTCGAGGAATTGCTGAACAAATCCAGCAGCGCCGGCAAGTCGTAA